A segment of the Catenuloplanes nepalensis genome:
CACCCCGGCTACACGGCCGCCATCGACGGGATCGCGATGGAGGAGCTGTTCTACCTGGCCACCGACGAACCGTGCACCGAGGACTGGTGCACGGAGAACCTGGCGAACACCCGGGCACTGCGCGACGCGGGCAAGTTCGTGCTCGCCGTCGACTACGCGGTCCGCAGGGACGCGGTGTCGTCCGCCTGCGGCCGCTATCGGGCCGAGCGCTTCGCCGGCACGGTCACCGTACGCGATCTCGACCGGCCCGCCGCGATCTGCGGCTGACCGCTCACTTCCGAGAGGAGCACAACGCAATGCCAAGCAAGATCGGGGTCGTGGGCCTCGGCTACGTGGGCCTCACGCTCACCGCCGCCCTCGCCGAGAAGGGCTTCACCGTGTACGGCGCGGACGTGTCGCCGGCGATCCTGGACTCGCTGTCCCGCGGCCGCCCGCACATCTTCGAGCCCGGCATCGAGGAGATCTTCGCCAACCGGGTCGGCAAGGACATCTTCGTCTCCACGGAGCTGCCCGCCGACGTCGAGGTCGCCGTGATCAGCGTGTCGACGCCGGTCGACGACATCACCCGCCGCCCGAACCTGGCGAACCTGGCCGCGGCCGCGCGTGGTGTCGCCGCGTCCTGCCGCCCGGGGACGCTGGTCGTGGTGCGCAGCACCGTGCCGGTCGGCACGTCGCGCAACGTGGTGCTGCCGGAGCTGCGGGCCGCGTGGGGCGACGACGTCAAGCTGGTGATGGCGCCGGAGCGCACCATCCAGGGCCAGGCGCTGCGCGAGCTGGTCGAGCTGCCGCAGGTGATCGGCGGTCTCGACGCCGCCTCTCTGGACGCTGGTGTGGAGTTCTTCTCCGGCCTGGCGCAGACCGTCCAGACCGTGTCGGGTCTGGAGACGGCGGAGCTGGTCAAGCTGACCAACAACTGCCACACCGACCTGATCTACTCGTTCGGCAACGAGATCGCGCTGATCGCGGAGCGGCACGGGCTGGACCCGCTGGAGGTCATCCGGGCCACGAACGTGGACTACCCGCGGCCGGACATCGCCAAGCCGGGTTACGTCGGCGGCGGCTGCCTGTCCAAGGACCCGTACATCCTGATCGACTCCGCCGGCGATCGGCCGCCGTTCCTGGTCGGCAAGGCGCGCGAGCTCAACGAGTACCTGCCGATCCACGTCGGCGAGACGATCGTGAAGATGCTCAAGGAGGCGCGCGGGCGCAGCCTCGGCGCGCGGCTCGCGGTGCTCGGCTGGGCCTACAAGGGCTGGCCGGCCACGGACGACATGCGCGGCACGCCGATCGCCACCATGATGCGCGTCTTCTCGGCCGCGGGCGTGACCGTGATCGGGCACGACCCGCTGGTCAGCGACGACGTCATCCGGCAGTACGGCGGCGAGCCGGTCTCGCTGGACAAGGCGTTCACGGACGCGGACGCCGTGCTGATCATCAACGACCACCCGGACTACCGGGCGATCCGGATCCCGGACATCCTGGCCGGCGCGAAGCCCGCGTTCATCTACGACTCGTGGCGGGTGCTGGACGAGGCCGCGGTCCGCGACGCGGGCATCCGGTACGCGGGTCTGGGTTACCTTCCTGCTCCTTCGGTCTCTGAGGCGGTCTCGGCGTGAAGGCTCTTCTGCTCGGAGGTGCCGGCTTCATCGGCCTGCACCTGGCCCGCCGGCTCGTCGCGTCCGGTCACGAAGTGACCATCGTGGACGACTTCTCGCGGGGCCGTGAGGACGCGTTCCTGTCCGACGTGCGCTCGTCTCCGCTCGTCGACGTCGTGTCGGGCGACCTGACCGACCCGGCCGTGTGGGCCGCGCTGCCCGCCGAGGGCTGGGACCAGATCTACCTGCTCGCGGCCGTGGTCGGCGTGCGCAACGTGGAGAAGGACCCGGCCCGGGTGGTGCGGGTCAACACGCTGTCGGCCATGCACCTGCTCGACTGGGTCGCGCCCGGCTCACGCGTGTTCTTCGCGTCCACCAGCGAGGTCTACGCCGGTGGCGTCGACGCCGGGATCGTGCCGGTCCCGACGCCGGAGAACATCCCGGCGCAGATCTCCGACGTGACCGCGCCGCGCTTCGCGTACGCGGTCAGCAAGCTCCTCGGCGAGGCCGCGTTCATCCACACCTCGCGGGCGCGCGGCTTCGACGCCGTGGTCGGCCGGTTCCACAACGTGTACGGGCCGCGGATGGGCGCGGACCACGTCATCCCGGAGATGTCACTGCGCGCGCTCTCCCACGAGGAGCCGTTCGCGGTGCCGGGCGCGGACCAGTTCCGCGCGTTC
Coding sequences within it:
- a CDS encoding nucleotide sugar dehydrogenase, coding for MPSKIGVVGLGYVGLTLTAALAEKGFTVYGADVSPAILDSLSRGRPHIFEPGIEEIFANRVGKDIFVSTELPADVEVAVISVSTPVDDITRRPNLANLAAAARGVAASCRPGTLVVVRSTVPVGTSRNVVLPELRAAWGDDVKLVMAPERTIQGQALRELVELPQVIGGLDAASLDAGVEFFSGLAQTVQTVSGLETAELVKLTNNCHTDLIYSFGNEIALIAERHGLDPLEVIRATNVDYPRPDIAKPGYVGGGCLSKDPYILIDSAGDRPPFLVGKARELNEYLPIHVGETIVKMLKEARGRSLGARLAVLGWAYKGWPATDDMRGTPIATMMRVFSAAGVTVIGHDPLVSDDVIRQYGGEPVSLDKAFTDADAVLIINDHPDYRAIRIPDILAGAKPAFIYDSWRVLDEAAVRDAGIRYAGLGYLPAPSVSEAVSA
- a CDS encoding NAD-dependent epimerase/dehydratase family protein, whose translation is MKALLLGGAGFIGLHLARRLVASGHEVTIVDDFSRGREDAFLSDVRSSPLVDVVSGDLTDPAVWAALPAEGWDQIYLLAAVVGVRNVEKDPARVVRVNTLSAMHLLDWVAPGSRVFFASTSEVYAGGVDAGIVPVPTPENIPAQISDVTAPRFAYAVSKLLGEAAFIHTSRARGFDAVVGRFHNVYGPRMGADHVIPEMSLRALSHEEPFAVPGADQFRAFCHVDDAVSAILLLMASPGAPGQIVHIGNDREETNIGDLAKLVLRVAGTSATLAPSDAPPGSVRRRCPDLTLLRSLTGYEPTVPLEEGVRTTFAWYSEHGRPR